One window from the genome of Drosophila albomicans strain 15112-1751.03 chromosome 2L, ASM965048v2, whole genome shotgun sequence encodes:
- the LOC117564552 gene encoding mucin-5AC isoform X5: MEFSTQRQSLYWLLGLCLFLFKTECIDAQSKRASRLTNSRSFGTNVKPTSTNGINFDCPEEFGYYPHPTDCTQYYVCVFGGALLESCTGGLMYSHELQTCDWPRNVGCELVDSGTSASSTDVGSAPRNKVQQQQHQQHVPSRIRFGAAFTSPGSTQKAATVPPQYHRSPPQIIQAQVQHIPPPPELRVPPNPIVTSRGQPKTLLESQEEIAKLYTEAEESLPPVEEEESDRQQRVYRGQPSTVSQVQRDRDGIIHQASINAIPNHGKIGSYTFGSAYSESLNNDITIEPELPHNRLDLDRRRKRRSVIGLAITTPAEIQNDSNISSEVMESDSSTNTNLGSDSNNSQEHFDEAAPTINHVQKFSSKYSIKKYDYNQKEIEFGDEDEDADSDYEQLNDDRNDTDIAESKRRPRQLRPFSHASLKWPTNNYRSIDSPSAHQLNTQKNGYTFGHYNPYLTPPNQQTSPNHNYNELSQNLGYKAYPQQQHQHQQQQQQHQQQAPNYPYAQKPTLVYTGYNLSLPPPPIEDDFRPIPGNYYGAASSTSSRPSVGYQEQSQNSDLLPYLIQQLKELKERRKQIQTENFAYFHLDNQPIAPTQLAVHTTTPRTSIEYYSTSKPPQQVTPIGHYAQYSTMGGFYNNNNNNNKAEQAPNHSSYPVKLISQYSIGQGQELQSTTESNYFQYNIIANQKMKGVYNTAKLNQIEHAAVKVRPPVTPLQVTPNFNIVSAPDLSNNKQVNLHPIPFRNISNLPVGITYASNTTLPESYQTFTKSMSSTALPKLESPISLATPKPHLTNFQFNINEFMANLKASDLASLSPAVNPLIKYFKQVSNDGSGNVRNALILRRPVTSTASVTTTRSPQKTRPIVASEPVLATTLATTRIVKGYESFDNSIRMHKSKENVTSTTPLPRLKNSGSRTTTTDTPVEFYDEDYDDGVDEDILPPSQMPPYMPMSETMAPPRPQVTTDRTTTSMPEKQQLQTGFMQATTTRRPFPHFAQHNQPIPGAGVPAFISFPSDIFQELKQRLPQLQGKPSSANQNIRVHLTSTTTTTTTTTPAPAKIRHTVRPQRTRGQQKWQAHIVDTSVVTERSQNQTNQGAANGKASISSGSLGGQHLNSIHSSSNVDRQRDIEYQQQQQPQQQPQQEQPQQYQPTVRQQQQQQQQSTYRPLEILTTSTPTQRPHYSNQPALSYNTDYDDTDVNAQIEQDSVYDHPTRTPQRAEEVTIQTLDGRAIASTTSSPAVTHDARNYYDAFTTENMSYEEPDFSYSSSAEYAHNSQEDYYHSEHDSEATVRQNKPSKSVNTGDYYLIANDVAESTTQFKVGPTKKYTTTPPTPALKSTLKSFPVTSRSTSKTTTITTQTTTKPPVKTTTLQPSSYKTHANKSIKQNVIIKLKTTTPPPPRSTHTPSSTTTTTSTTTSTTMPSPTYSSNPFLKSQLQVLAKSLVSAVSENIENQKSNNTQNTLTQNRPTVPFYQISEKWLLVGDSANSSTRELPETIYDESQNVQVQTAEIPTSRAVETSTSPKFLDFINAAAYGSSNSVRPPTAKPIKPIYSKEATYSSNNFETDEPISVEQNQNKRIQNFVLSDIKPQSFRAIAKSRAESYPGELLDSSSTRRPNNVYQYSLQSGSHGFSLKAEQSLNKENESIYQVDNNERLQKTDTTTTTTPKTTTTTTIPTPTTKHLPPTLAYTNTESYEDIVPTTYAPLRVWRNGRPTIKQALSTKQAIMTTASERELASIITTSIPTKAAIISTSSTERVTSGQSFTARANLFKDNLSRVTSNPSMRFVSPYKSLESLLHDERLPQNSLRATTRSRSGNGSPPFLQTTPKSNKNPLFMSLPQKNSSQTIIATLTTGNARNFSISDAILSTFSPQNPVPTVSTVGREAPIARSTTPTSSINISTITDTVLKSTISTLVTSSPIQVTETPVRPRGRSRYTAATVNYNLDSVDEPTTYAPKFKIPKNSDLRSSAPNPYPRRKVQRSRVANSLRQTQGGPTAKSQEKYESFKATQQAKEVVKNYQAILITSEPTNKPKSNPIENETHYQNSPRAEALIAQRPFEAKHGNDIELSVNTEPSPLNNDISSSTEIVIITDRPPVKFLYSNKYRQQTAERTLAESLQNAGYIKTANGRTKFRTTNVLEQLQQFLAASDSDESGSPQFVDENAAPEVTATIDEIKQINSSEKTSVPMRSTTALPALLHSTTRAPHLTSKPYPSKLFSPSSTMIILSTEPTIRQQSNISTPEVSSAPSTPTTTTTTTTIATSSEPIFAPPTPTTRVSRVNNAIKSSIAAAAAQSSSPGSTSTAYQMPGGRVSKFQYAIAPNNNNNQHQYNNNGAVATAAVSVKCSDSTLSAKCNEIPSRTNNRNRGSTIYTNQDRDAAAPPNRGTHPPRTRPTLKPSGTIVSKAQEFVDIYRYPASRPDPIYPQPTPDKTAAKCRKDVCLLPDCYCGGKDIPGGLNVSVTPQIVLITFDDAINTINIELYQEIFNNKSRKNPNGCPWRGTFYLSHEWTDYGMVQDMYSDGHEMASHTVSRTSR; this comes from the exons ATGGAGTTTTCAACACAGCGTCAAAGCTTATACTGGCTTCTGGGATTATGTCTTTTCTTATTCAAAACAG AATGTATTGATGCTCAAAGCAAACGCGCTTCACGCCTAACCAATTCACGCAGCTTTGGAACCAATGTTAAGCCAACCAGCACAAATGGTATTAACTTTGATTGTCCCGAAGAATTCGGATACTACCCGCACCCAACTGACTGCACACAATATTATGTCTGTGTATTCGGTGGCGCACTCCTGGAAAGCTGCACTGGGGGTCTTATGTATTCACATGAGCTGCAGACCTGCGACTGGCCCCGAAACGTGGGTTGTGAATTAGTGGATAGTGGGACGTCAGCGAGCTCGACAGATGTTGGTAGCGCCCCACGTAACAAagtacagcagcagcaacatcaacaacacgTTCCTAGCCGCATTCGTTTTGGAGCCGCATTTACTAGCCCAGGCTCGACCCAAAAGGCAGCCACAGTGCCACCACAATATCATCGCTCGCCGCCACAGATAATTCAGGCCCAAGTTCAGCATATACCACCGCCACCAGAATTGCGTGTGCCGCCAAATCCTATAGTCACGTCTCGTGGGCAACCGAAGACGCTTTTGGAGTCTCAAGAAGAAATAGCCAAG CTCTACACCGAGGCAGAGGAATCACTACCACCCGTTGAGGAGGAGGAAAGCGATCGACAACAGCGTGTTTATCGTGGCCAACCGAGTACTGTTAGCCAAGTTCAACGGGATCGCGACGGAATAATACACCAGGCCAGCATAAATGCCATACCAAATCATGGGAAAATTGGGTCATATACTTTTGGCTCTGCTTACAG CGAAAGCTTGAACAACGACATAACAATTGAACCTGAACTGCCACATAATCGACTTGATCTAGACAGGAGACGCAAACGACGCAGTGTTATTGGACTAGCGATAACTACGCCAGCGGAAATCCAAAACGATTCAAATATTTCTAGTGAGGTTATGGAGTCAGACAGCAGCACTAACACTAATTTGGGCAGTGACTCAAATAACTCTCAAGAACATTTCGATGAGGCTGCCCCAACTATAAATCACGTACAAAAATTTTCATcgaaatatagtataaaaaaatatgattacaaccaaaaagaaattgagTTCGgtgacgaagacgaagacgcaGACTCTGATTATGAACAATTAAATGATGATAGGAATGATACTGACATTGCAGAATCAAAGCGACGACCTCGTCAGTTAAGACCTTTTTCGCATGCTTCTCTAAAATGGCCAACGAATAACTATCGATCCATTGACTCCCCATCTGCGCATCAATTGAATACACAGAAAAATGGTTATACATTTGGTCACTACAATCCGTACCTTACTCCGCCCAATCAACAAACGTCTCCCAACCACAATTATAACGAATTAAGCCAGAACCTTGGCTATAAGGCTTacccacagcagcagcatcagcatcagcaacaacaacaacaacatcagcagcaagccCCGAACTACCCATACGCTCAAAAGCCAACATTAGTGTATACAGGCTATAACTTGTCATTGCCACCGCCTCCGATAGAAGATGACTTTCGACCCATTCCTGGCAACTACTATGGTGCAGCTAGCTCAACTAGTTCGAGACCATCAGTAGGTTATCAGGAGCAATCGCAAAATAGCGATTTGCTGCCCTACCTAATACAACAGCTGAAAGAACTAAAAGAACGTCGTAAGCAAATTCAAACTGAAAATTTTGCCTACTTTCACTTGGACAACCAACCTATAGCCCCTACTCAGTTAGCAGTGCACACAACGACTCCACGAACATCTATAGAGTATTATTCCACATCTAAACCACCGCAACAAGTAACTCCGATAGGTCACTATGCCCAGTACAGTACAATGGGTGGAttttataacaacaacaacaacaataataaagcaGAGCAGGCACCAAACCATTCAAGCTATCCGGTCAAACTTATATCTCAGTATAGCATTGGCCAAGGCCAAGAGCTGCAAAGTACTACAGAAAGCAAttattttcagtataatataattgcaaatCAAAAGATGAAAGGTGTTTACAATACGGCCAAGCTGAATCAAATAGAGCATGCTGCGGTCAAGGTGCGACCACCAGTCACCCCACTGCAAGTCACTCCAAACTTTAACATTGTTTCAGCGCCCGATTTGTCTAACAACAAGCAGGTTAATCTCCATCCAATACCGTTTCGGAACATCTCAAATCTTCCAGTGGGTATCACTTATGCGTCCAATACAACTTTACCTGAGTCATATCAGACGTTTACGAAATCAATGAGTTCTACTGCGCTTCCGAAACTAGAGTCACCAATATCGTTGGCAACACCGAAGCCACACTtgacaaattttcaatttaacattaatgaatttatggCAAACCTAAAAGCAAGTGATCTAGCCAGTTTAAGTCCGGCAGTAAATCCATTAATCAAATACTTTAAACAGGTAAGCAATGATGGAAGTGGCAATGTGCGTAATGCTTTGATTCTTCGTCGGCCCGTAACCAGTACGGCATCAGTCACAACTACCCGATCCCCTCAGAAAACCAGACCAATCGTGGCCAGTGAGCCAGTACTCGCAACCACTTTAGCAACGACCCGCATTGTTAAAGGATATGAAAGCTTCGACAACAGCATAAGAATGCATAAATCAAAGGAAAATGTAACATCAACTACTCCCTTGCCCCGACTCAAAAATAGTGGCTCTAGAACAACTACTACGGACACACCTGTTGAGTTTTATGACGAGGACTATGATGATGGAGTTGATGAGGACATACTGCCACCATCACAAATGCCTCCTTATATGCCCATGTCCGAGACGATGGCTCCACCCCGCCCGCAAGTGACTACTGATAGAACGACTACTTCCATGCCAGAAAAACAACAGCTTCAGACAGGATTcatgcaagcaacaacaactcgtcGACCTTTTCCTCATTTTGCACAACACAACCAGCCTATTCCAGGTGCTGGAGTTCCAGCTTTCATCAGTTTTCCAAGCGACATATTCCAAGAACTGAAGCAACGACTACCCCAATTGCAAGGGAAACCCTCATCTGCCAACCAAAATATCCGTGTCCATTTGACTAGcactaccacaacaacaacgacaacaacacctGCTCCAGCTAAAATACGTCACACTGTGCGGCCGCAACGCACCCGCGGACAACAAAAGTGGCAAGCACACATTGTGGATACTTCAGTTGTAACAGAGCGCTCTCAAAATCAAACCAACCAAGGGGCTGCTAATGGCAAAGCTAGCATAAGCTCTGGTAGCTTGGGCGGTCAGCACTTAAACTCGATACACAGCTCCTCAAATGTGGATAGACAAAG GGATATTGAgtatcagcaacagcaacaaccacagcaacaaccacagcaggaACAACCTCAGCAATACCAGCCTACTGttcgccagcaacaacaacaacaacaacaatcgaccTATCGGCCCTTGGAGATACTAACAACTTCAACGCCAACACAAAGGCCACATTACAGTAATCAGCCTGCATTGAGCTACAACACGGACTACGATGATACCGATGTCAATGCGCAG ATTGAACAGGACAGTGTATATGATCATCCCACACGCACCCCGCAAAG GGCAGAGGAAGTGACCATTCAGACTCTAGATGGCCGGGCCATTGCATCGACAACTTCGAGTCCTGCAGTTACACATGATGCACGCAACTACTACGACGCATTTACCACGGAAAATATGAGCTATGAGGAGCCTGATTTTAGCTATTCCAGCTCAGCTGAGTATGCCCATAATTCGCAAGAAGACTACTATCATAGTGAGCACGACTCAGAAGCGACTGTGCGTCAAAACAAACCATCTAAATCAGTGAACACAGGCGACTATTATTTGATCGCCAATGATGTCGCAGAGTCGACAACACAATTTAAAGTTGGAccaactaaaaaatatacaacgaCGCCACCAACGCCAGCCTTAAAGTCGACCTTAAAGTCATTTCCGGTGACAAGCAGAAGTACAAGCAAAACTACCACAATAACCACACAAACCACTACAAAGCCCCCcgtgaaaacaacaacactgcAACCTTCAAG CTACAAAACGCATGCAAATAAAAGCATTAAGCAAAATGtcataatcaaattaaagacaaccacaccaccaccaccacgtTCCACACATACACCCAGTTCAACAACCACTACGACCTCGACCACTACAAGTACAACGATGCCATCCCCTACCTATAGTTCCAATCCCTTTCTCAAATCCCAGCTTCAAGTACTGGCTAAGTCTCTAGTTAGTGCTGTAAGTGAAAACatcgaaaaccaaaaaagcaATAATACACAGAATACCTTGACACAAAACCGACCTACAGTTCCATTCTATCAAATTAGCGAGAAGTGGTTGTTGGTAGGTGACAGTGCAAATAGTAGTACTCGTGAGCTTCCAGAGACCATTTATGACGAAAGCCAGAATGTGCAAGTGCAAACTGCAGAGATTCCAACCAGTCGTGCGGTTGAAACAAGCACTTCTCCCAAGTTCCTAGATTTCATCAATGCTGCGGCGTACGGATCCAGTAACTCAGTCCGGCCTCCAACAGCGAAGCCTATTAAACCAATATACTCTAAAGAGGCCACATATTCAAGCAATAATTTTGAAACAGACGAACCAATTTCCGTAgagcaaaatcaaaacaaacgtATACAAAACTTTGTACTCTCCGACATAAAGCCCCAGAGTTTTAGGGCAATAGCAAAAAGCAGAGCAGAATCATATCCAGGCGAATTATTGGATAGCTCAAGTACTAGAAGGCCTAACAATGTTTATCAATATAGCCTACAGAGCGGATCGCACGGATTTAGCTTGAAAGCGGAGCAATCAttgaataaagaaaatgaatcCATATATCAAGTTGACAATAATGAACGACTACAAAAgacagacacaacaacaactaccactcctaagacaacaacaactacgactaTACCAACTCCAACAACCAAACATTTACCCCCTACACTAGCATATACAAATACCGAGAGCTATGAGGACATAGTACCCACAACATATGCTCCGTTGCGAGTCTGGCGTAATGGTCGTCCAACTATTAAACAGGCCCTGAGTACCAAACAAGCAATAATGACCACAGCAAGCGAAAGAGAACTTGCTAGTATAATAACCACAAGTATCCCAACAAAAGCTGCGATTATCTCAACGTCAAGCACAGAGCGAGTCACTTCTGGACAAAGTTTTACGGCTCGTGCAAATCTTTTTAAGGACAACCTTAGTCGTGTAACCAGCAACCCTTCAATGCGATTTGTGTCACCTTACAAAAGTCTTGAGAGCCTACTCCATGATGAACGATTACCACAGAACAGTCTCAGAGCGACGACGAGATCACGTAGTGGAAATGGATCGCCACCGTTTCTCCAAACCACGCCgaagtcaaataaaaatcCACTTTTTATGAGCTTGCCTCAAAAGAACTCAAGCCAGACAATTATTGCTACCTTGACAACCGGAAATGCACGTAATTTTAGTATTAGTGATGCAATTCTCAGCACTTTTAGTCCCCAAAATCCTGTTCCAACAGTCAGTACTGTGGGCCGCGAAGCACCAATAGCCAGGAGTACTACTCCTACTTCATCAATTAATATTTCTACTATAACGGATACTGTattaaaatcaacaatttcCACGTTAGTGACATCATCTCCTATTCAAGTAACTGAAACTCCTGTGCGTCCCCGAGGACGGTCTCGATACACAGCAGCTACCGTAAACTATAATTTAGATAGCGTTGATGAGCCAACAACGTATGCtccaaaattcaaaatacccAAAAATTCGGATCTAAGAAGCTCAGCACCTAACCCATATCCTAGAAGAAAAGTTCAGAGGTCTCGAGTTGCAAACAGCCTGCGACAAACGCAGGGTGGCCCCACAGCGAAGTCTCAAGAGAAGTATGAAAGCTTCAAAGCGACTCAGCAGGCTAAAGAGGTAGTCAAAAACTATCAAGCCATACTAATTACTTCAGAACCAACGAATAAACCTAAAAGTAATCCTATTGAAAATGAGACCCATTATCAGAACTCACCTCGTGCTGAAGCATTAATTGCACAGCGCCCATTTGAAGCTAAGCATGGCAATGATATAGAACTAAGCGTCAACACAGAACCATCGCCTCTTAACAACGATATTTCTAGCTCGACGGAAATTGTGATTATTACCGATCGTCCTCCTGTCAAGTTTCTATACTCGAATAAGTATCGACAGCAAACGGCGGAACGTACACTGGCTGAAAGTCTGCAGAACGCTGGCTAtataaaaacagcaaatgGTCGCACAAAGTTTCGTACTACTAATGTATTGgaacaattgcaacaatttctTGCTGCTAGTGACAGTGATGAAAGTGGATCACCGCAGTTTGTCGATGAAAATGCTGCACCTGAGGTAACTGCTACCATTgatgaaattaaacaaatcaacaGCTCAGAGAAAACTTCAGTGCCTATGAGATCGACTACGGCATTGCCTGCACTGCTCCACTCCACTACTCGTGCTCCACATTTGACATCAAAACCATATCCCTCCAAATTATTCTCCCCCTCTTCCACGATGATCATATTAAGCACAGAACCGACCATAAGACAACAATCAAATATTAGCACCCCCGAAGTTAGTAGCGCACCTTCTActccaactacaacaacaaccacaaccacaattGCCACTTCCTCTGAACCTATATTTGCTCCACCTACTCCTACTACACGAGTTTCGAGGGTTAACAATGCCATAAAATCGTCgattgccgctgctgccgctcaATCATCTAGCCCAGGCTCTACCTCCACAGCCTATCAAATGCCAGGGGGTAGAGTTAGCAAATTCCAATATGCCATCGCccccaacaataacaacaaccaacatcaatacaacaacaatggcgcTGTCGCTACCGCTGCCGTCTCGGTGAAGTGCTCCGACAGCACACTGAGCGCCAAGTGCAACGAAATTCCCTCAAG AACCAATAATAGAAACCGCGGCAGTACTATATACACAAATCAGGATCGTGATGCCGCCGCACCGCCCAACAGAGGAACTCATCCACC GCGAACGCGTCCGACGCTTAAGCCCTCTGGCACAATAGTCTCAAAGGCTCAAGAGTTTGTAGACATTTATAGATATCCAGCATCAAGACCGGATCCTATTTATCCACAGCCTACGCCAGATAAAACTGCAGCGAAATGCCGCAAAGATGTATGTCTTTTGCCTGATTGCTATTGCGGTGGAAAGGATATACCTG GCGGTTTGAATGTATCAGTTACACCACAAATTGTTTTGATAACGTTTGATGATGCCATCAACACAATTAACATTGAGCTATATCAAGAGATATTCAATAACAAGTCACGAAAGAATCCTAATGGTTGTCCTTGGCGTGGTACTTTCTATCTATCACACGAATGGACCGATTATGGCATGGTACAGGATATGTATTCTGATGGACATGAAATGGCCTCGCACACGGTTTC GCGAACTTCCCGTTGA